The stretch of DNA TATGGAGCGGCTCTGCGTCGCCTCGATGGACATCGACGTTGGCGACGCCGCGTACACGCCGATTCTCGCGCCGAACGCCGGGTTCGTCGCCGACCTGACGGTCGCGCGCTTAGGAAAGAACCACTACCGTGTGATCACCGGCGGCGCCCACGCGGGTCAGGACCGCACGTGGTTCGGCAACCACCTCGAAGGCGACGCGGAACTCATCGGCCGCTCCTCGGAACTGTGCACGCTGGGCGTGTGGGGGCCGAACGCGGAAGCGCTGATGGACTCCATCAGCGAGGAGCCGATGACCGCCGACTCCTTCGACTTCGCGGAGATGAAAGAGGTGACGATCAACGGGGTCACGGCGAAAGCGCTGCGGATCTCCTACGTCGGGGAGTTCGGGTGGGAGATCTACGCGCCGATGGACCGCGGCCAGCGCCTCTGGGACACGATCTACGAGGCCGGCCAGGAGCACAACATCCGCCCGGTCGGCACCGGCGTCTACGGTGAGACGGGTCGGATGGAGAAGGGGTACCGCCTGATGGGCGCGGAACTCGAAATCGACTACAACCCCGCCGAAGCCGGGCTGACGTTCCACGGCGTCAAGGACGCGGACTTCATCGGGAAAGACGCGTACGCGGAGGCGATCGACGAGGAGAACACGGCGACGCTCTGTACCCTGTCGGTCACGGACCACGCGCCCGACGGCGGCGAGCCCCGGTTTATGACCGGCGGCGAGCCCATCCTCGATCAGGATGGCGAGGTGCTCATCGACGACGAGGGCCGCCGCTCCTACGTCACGTCGGCGGGGACGGGCCCGTCGGTCGGCAAGCACCTTCTCCTCTCCTATCTGCCGCAGGAGTACGCCGAGGAGGGTCAGGAACTGCAGGTCGAGTACTTCGGCCAGCACTACCCGGTGGAAGTCGAGGTCGCGGGCAACGGCGGCGTCTTCGACCCCGAGAACGACCGGCTGTTCCGCAACGAGTACTAACGGGAGGAAACGGAGCACACACCTATGGAGATACTCACAGCAATCAAGCGCGTGCCGGAGACGGGCGCGAAGGTATCGCTCACTGACGACAAGCTCGACATCGACACGACGTCGCTGGGGTTCACGTTCAGCCCGCACGAGGAGTGCGCGGTCGAGGAGGGCGTCCAACTCGTCGAGGACCACGGCGGCAACGTGACCGTCCTGACCCTCGGCGAGGAGGATGCCACGGAACAGCTTCGCTCGGCCATCGCGATGGGTGCCGACGACGGTATGCTCCTCGATGGGGGCGACGACGAGTGGGGCCCCGCCGCGACCGCGACGGCCATCGCCGAGGCGGTCGAGACGAGCGACACGGACTTCGACCTGCTGCTGTTCGGTAACGAGTCCGCCGACGCGGCGAACCACCAGGTCGGCGTTCGGGTGGCCGAAGAACTCGGCCTGCCCTGCGTGACGGGCATCAAAGACCTCGACGTCGGGGAGGGCGTCGCGACGGCCAAGCGCGAGATCCCCGGCGGCTCGGAAGTCTACGAGGTCGACCTGCCGGCGGTCGTCACGGTCAAAGAGGGCCTGAACGAGCCGCGGTACCCCTCGATGCGCGCGAAGATGCAGGCGCGGAAGGCCTCCGTCGAACAGACCGAACCCGAACCGCGCGAAGACGACCTGGAACTGGTCGAACTCGAAGTGCCCGAGACCGACGACAGTCCCGCCGAGATCATCGGGGAGAGCCCCGAGGCGGCCGAGGAGGTCGTCGACGTGCTCGAAGAACTGGAGGTAGTCTGAGATGGTACTCACGCTCGTCGAATACGACGATGAGGGACTCGACGACGTGTCGCTGCAGGCGCTGACGCTCGCGCGGGACGTCGCGGAACAGGCCGACGAGCCCCTGGAAGCGATCGCGTTCGGGGCCGGAGCCGCAGACGTCGCTGGCGAGGCCGGCGACCACGGCGTCGAAACGCTGCACGCCGTCGAGGACGACGCGCTCGACGATTACGCGCCGGAAGCGTACGGTCGAGCGGTCGTGCAGTGCGCCGAGGAGGTCGGCACGGAAGCCGTGATCGGGCCCGGGACGGACCGGGGAGCGGAGACGCTCGCGCACGCGGCTTCGAAGCTCGACGTGACGATGGCCGCGGAAGTCACGGACGTCGAAGTGGGTGAGTCGTACGAACTCACCCGGCAGCGCTGGGGCGGCACGCTGATCGAACACTCGAAGCTCAGCGCCGACACGAACCTGTTGACGGTGGCGGCCAACGAGGTCTCGGTTTCGACGACCGGCGGCGACGCGGCCGCGGTCGAGGCCTTCGCGCCGGACGTCCGGGACGGCGACCTCCGCGTGCAACTCACGGCGGTCGAGGAGTCCGACGTCGAGGGCGTGCCGCTGGGGGAGGCCCGGGTGGTCGTCTCCGGCGGCCGCGGGACCGACGGCGACTTCTCGGAACTCGAAGCGCTGGTCGAGAACGTGCCGAACGCGGCGCTGGGGTCCTCACGGGCGGCAGTCAACGAGGGCTGGCGGCCGCACGACGATCAGATCGGGCAGACGGGTGCGAAGATCGCGCCCGAAATCTACATCCCCGCCGGAATCAGCGGGGCGGTCCAGCATATGGTCGGGTGTAAGGGCGCGGAGAACATCCTCGCGATCAACACGGATCCGGAAGCGGCGATCATCCAGAAGGCCGACTGGGCGGTGATCGCGGACCTCCACGAGGTGGCCCCGGCGATCGCCGACGAACTCGAAGCCCGCGGCCACTCCGAGTAACGGACCCGCTGGTATTTTTTCGTCGCGATCGTGGTTTTCCCTCTGCCGTTCTGCGTCGGTGCGACCCGACTCTCTCTGGAAGACGGGGAGACTGATTCTCTCCAGCCTACGTGCCCACCGGACGCAGCGCGAAGGCGGCGAGGCCGGCTCCCACGACTAACACGGCGCCGACGTAGAACGCCATCGACCAGCCGAGCGTCGCGATCAGCGCGCCGGTCACGGTGCCGCCGAACACCCCGCCCGGCACTTTCGCGGTGTAGATCGCCGCGTAGTTCTCCGAAGAGCGGGCCTCGCCGTAGTAGCGGCCGACGAGGCTCGGGAAGATCGCGAACACCGGACTCCGGAAGAACGCCGCCGCGGCCACGAACGCGACGAACAGCGACGCGTGCCCGCGAGTCCCGCTCGCGACCGCGCCGGCCAGCGTCAGCCCGCACAGCACGAGCGATGCGCCGGCGGTCCGCTCCTCGCCGAGTCGGTCCGACAGTCCGGCGAGGACGAGCAGCCCCGCCCCGTCCGCCAGCGCGATGCTCGACGCGACGGTCGTCGCCGCCGACGCCGAGAGGCCGAGTCCGGTCGCGAAACCCACTGACTGTCCGATCAGCATCAGCCCCACGCCGTTGACGACGACGAGCACGCCGTAGAAGACCCAGAACTGCCAGGTCCGGGCGGCGGTTCGCCACCCGACTGCGTCGGTGGGGTCGTCGGAAGCGGCCGGCGAAACCGAGCTGTCAGCGTCGTCTGCGTCGGATACGTCCTCCGCGAGGTCCTTTGAGTCGGCTGCATCACCCGCGTCCGCGGCCGCCTCGGCCGGTTCCGCCCCGCTGTCGACGCCCACTGCCGAACCGGACACCGATTCCGGATCTCTGAGTAGTCCAGCGGCGAGCAGGCTCACGATCCCGACCGCGACTCCCAGCACGAGCAGCGTCCGGGTGAAGGCGGCGTCGATCGATCCCCTGACGAGCGGGATCACCACGAAACTCACCCCGCCGTAGGCCATCGAGACGATGCCGGTCGCCAGGCCGCGGTACTCGTCGAACCACTTGACCGGCGTGTTGACCGCCACCGTGTACGCGATGCCGGCGCCGACTCCGCCGATCGCGTACGAGGCGTACGCCACGGGCAGCGTCGGAGCGACGCCCAGACCGACGTACCCCGCAGTCATCAGCGCGGCCGCGGCCACGAGGAGCTTCCGCGGCCCGTACCGGTCCCGGACGCTCCCGGCCGGCAGTTGGACGAGCGTCTGCGTGATCACGAAGAGCGTGAAGACGGTCCCGAGCGCGGTCGGGGAGGCGGAGATGCGCGTTCCGACGGCGGCGCTGAGCGACGACCAGACGAACTGGTAGGTTCCGGCCCCGCCCATAATGGCCGCGCCGACCGCCACGAAGGCCCACCGACGCATCGATCGCTGACGACTCACGTGATCGGTTCGACGGGTCCGGGTAATAGACCTTTAGAAACCCGACGGCGCGCTACTCGGTCGCTCTGGTGACGTCCTCGACGGTGTAGTCGGCGGCTTCGATGGCGTCGACGATCGACGCGGCGTGTTCGGCGCCGCTGGTCTCGACGGTGAACACGAGGTAGGCCTCGCCGACTTCGAGGTCCTCGACAGAGCGGTCGTGGCGGACGTCGTGGATGTTCGCCTCCTGGTCGGCGATGATGCCGGAGAGTTCGTGCATCTTCCCCGGACGGTCGTCGATGCGGACCCGCAGGCGGATGCGCTGTTTCCGCTGGGTCAGCGCGTGGACGACCACCGTTTGCAACTGCGTCATATCGAGATTGCCGCCGCAGAGCAGCGGCATCACGGTCTCGCCCGACACGTCGAGGTCGTCGCTCAGGAGTGCCGCGACCGACGCCGCGCCAGCGCCCTCGACGACCTGTTTGGCGCGCTCCATCAGGAAGAGGATCGCCTGCGCGATCTCGGTGTCGGTGACGGTGACGACCTCGTCGACGTTGGCCTGGATGATCGACAGCGTCGCCTCGGAGATGCCGCCGGTGGCGATGCCGTCGGCGATGGTGTCGACCTCGTCTAACGTGACCGGGATGCCCTTGTCGAGGCTCTCGTGGACCGTTTCCGCGCCGGTGGCTTGGACGCCGACGACGCGCGTCTCCGGCGAGAGGTGCTTCAGCGCCGTCGAGACGCCGCTGATGAGGCCGCCGCCGCCGATGGGGACGATCACGGTGTCGGCGTCGGGGCAGTCGTGGTACATCTCCGATCCGAGCGTCCCCTGCCCGGCGATGATGTCGACGTCGTCGTAGGCGTGGACGAACTCCGCGTCGCTGTCCTCGACGGCGGCCTGGGCGTGGCTCATCGTCTCCTGGAAGTCCTTGCCCTTCAGTTCGACCGTCGCGCCGTAACTCCGGGTGGCGTCGACCTTCGCCTGCGGGGCGTCCTCGGGCATGTAGATGGTCGAGTCGGCGCCGCACCTGGTGGCCGCGAGGGCGACGCCCTGGGCGTGGTTGCCGGCGCTGGCGGCGACGAACTCGCTCACGCCGTTCGCGACGTCCTGGCTGATCTTGTTGTAAGCGCCGCGGGTCTTGAACGACCCCGTCCACTGGAGGTGTTCCATCTTCAGGTACACCTCCGCGTCGACGAGTTTGCCGAGCGACGTGCTCTTTTCGACCGGCGTCTGTTTGACGACAGTGTCGTCGTCGAGGCGTTCTCGTGCGCGTTCGATGTCGACGTACTGCACGGGCAATTCGTCGGTGTCGTCTTCGGGGTCGTGTGCTGTTTCGGTCATTGGTTGTGGCGTGCTTGCAGCGGACCACGGGATGCCGACGCGGCGTCGACCCGTGGCGGGATCGTCGTCCAGTTCGTGTGTGTCGAATTCGTGCGGGGGGCTCTTCAGTCTCCGGACGCAGATCGGTCAGCGAACGATCTTCTCGCGGCCGGGGTCGAACAGCGGCTCGTCCCGGACGGTCGCCTCGTACAGCTCGCCCTCGCAGCGGACCTGGACGTCGGTCCCGGCGTCGGTGTACTCCGTCGGGAGGTACGTGTAGGCGATCGATTTCCCGATGCTGTACCCGAAGTCCGCGGCCTGCACGTAGCCCACGGGTTCGCCGTCGACGAGGACCGGCCGGCCGCTGAGGAGGACGTCGTCCGAATCGTCGAGCGTGATCGGCGTGATTTCGTCGTCGATACCCGCTTCCTTCGCCGATTCGAGCGCCTCGCTGCCGACGAAGTCGGTGTCGAGGTCGACGGCGAAGCCGAGGCCGGCCTCGTAGGGGTTCGAGTCGGTGTCGATGTCGGTGCCCCACAGCCGGTAGCCCTTCTCCAGACGCATCGACTCCAGCGCGCCGCCGCCCATCGGCCGCACGTCGAGGTCGTCCCCGGCGTCCCGGAGCGTCTCCCAGAGTCGCTGGCCGTACTCGGTCGGCGCCCACAGCTCCCAGCCGAGTTCGCCGACGTAGGAGACCCGCAGCGCGATCACGGGCACCTCGCCGACGTAGATCTGCTTGGCCGTGAAGTACGGGAACCCGTCGTTGGAGACGTCGGCGTCGGTGACTCGCTGGAGCAGGAGGCGGGATTTCGGCCCCCAGAGACCGATCGTGCTCCTCGCGCCTTCTTCGACGGTGACCGAGACGGTCTCGGGTGCGTGCTCCTTCAGCCACCCGCCGTGGATCCCCGGCGAGTTGCCGCCGCCGGTGGTGACGAGGTACCGCTCGTCGTCGAGTCGGACGACCGTCACGTCCGCGAGGATGCCGCCGCCCTCGTTCAGGAGGAGCGAGTAGCGGACCTTACCGACGTCCATCTCGACGTCGTTGCTGCACATCCGCTGGAGGAACGCCTCCGCCTCGCTCCCCTCGACGACGATGCTGCTGAAGGAGGTCATGTCGAACATCGACACCGCGTCGCGGGTATGGAGGTGTTCGGCGCCCTCGATCGCCGAGCGGTTGATTCCCCGCCAGCCCTCCTGCTCGGGGATCTCCTCGTCGTACTGCTCGACGAGGTCGGCGTTCGATTCGTACCACTGTGCGGACTCCCAGCCGCCGGACTGGTAGAACTCCGCGCCCAGTTCCTTCTGCTGGTGATAGAAGGGGCTCGTCCGGAGGCCGCGGTGCTCGTCGGGCTGCCAGCGCGGCTCGACGATGCTGTAGACCTGCTGGTAGCGCTTCGCGCCCTTGTCCACGAAGTAGTCTTTCTCGCCCGCGTGCGGCTCGAAGCGTCGGACGTGCACGCCGCCGGTGTCGACCGGCCCGGAGGGAAGTCGCGGCACGCCGTTCTCCATCCACTCGGCGACGATCTTCCCGTAGCCGCCCGAGTGCGTCCACCAGATGGCGAGCGCGCTCCAGAGGCCCTCGACCTGCGCGGTCGGCCCCACGGCCGGCATCCCGTCGGGCGTGAAGACGAAGATGCCGTTCTCGGTCATCTCGTATTCGACGTCCGCGGTCGCCGGCAGCAACTCGTCGAACGCCTGCTTCGCGGACTTCTCTCGGTCCGGATGGGTCGGCTGCTCCCAGTGTTCCCGGGTGAAGCCGCGGACAGACGCCTGTCGGTCGTCGTTCTTCCCCATCGCGTCGGGATCGACCGAGAGCGTCTCGTGGTTGTACGACCCCATTCCGAGGGAGTCGCCGTGGGTCCGGAAATAGAGGGAGTTGTCCTGGTCGCGGCCGACCGGCTGGCTCGGGGCCTCGCTCATGTACTCCTGGATGTCGCGGTCTCCGGGCACCAGCAGTCCGTCGGTGTTCGATCCGACGCCCGAATCGGCGCCGGCGAGTTCGTCCATCGGTTCCGTAACGACGTACTGGTGTTCGACCGGCGCGATCGGGAGGTCGAGGCCGGCCATCTTCCCGGTCTGGTAGCCCCAGTTGTTCGTCGCGACGACGCAGCGCTCGCAGTCGATCGTTCCCCGGTCGGTCTCGACCGCCCCGATCTCGCCGCCGGCGACGTCGAGGTCGGTGACTTCGGTGTTGCCGTAGAAGTCCGCACCGGAGTTCGCGATGTACCACTGCAGCGCGGCGATGCCGTCGACCCGACCGTCCGTCGGGGAGTAGTAGCCGCCGAGGATCTCCTCCTCGTCCACCAGCGGCAGGTGTTCGGTGACTTCCGCCGGCGAGAGGAGTTGCGGGTCGGGGAGGCCGTAGGACTCCGCCCACTCGACCCGCCGCTCGAGGAAGTCCATCCGCTCCTCGCTGCGGGCGAGTTCGATGCCGCCGACCTCGTCGTAGACGCCGGCGTCGGAGAGGAGCCGACTCGTGTAGTGCGCCGTCTTCGTCTGGAGTTTCGACGGCGACGTCTGGAATATGATCCCCGGCGCGTGGACCGACGATCCGCCGGTGACCGGCAGCGGTCCCTGATCGATCACGACGACGTTCTCCGCACCCAACTCGGTGAGATGATAGGCGACGCTACAGCCGACCGCCCCGGCCCCGATGACGACGGTTTCCGCCTGCGACGGCAGTTCCGGATTGCTCATTAGTTCTCATCTGCCGGTGACGGTGTGACGGGCATAAATACATTGGTGGGCCCGTATACGGGGCGAAGAAACCCACACATCGGTGATTATTTCATCGATTTGTGTGTGTTCACAACGCGCGACGTCCGGCCACCGAACCCCCTCGCCGGGATCGGCAAAACCACAGACTGACAACCGATCGAAAGAACGAGCGGCGGCTGCAGTCCGGTGGCCGTCTCGCGGTTCACGCCCGCGGTCCGGGATCGCGGTCGCGAATCGCATCGAGGAGATCACAGAGCGCGTCGGCGGACCGATCGAGCAGTTCCTCGCCGAGTTCGGCGCTCGACTCCCGCGGGTCGCCCACGACGCCGTTGTCGGTGAACTCCTCGGAGTCGACAGCGAGGTTGACGCGTCCCTGCCAGTCGCCCCAGCGGTCGCTCCCGCCCTCGGCCGCCTCCTCCAGGCGGTCCTCGTGGACGGTCTCGGGGTTCGTATGTCGGAGCAGCGACGTCTCCAGCGGGCCGGCGTGGCCCATCTCGGAACTGTGGTCGCCCACCTCGTCGAACCACGTGAACGGAACGGCGAGGGCGTCGTCGTGGCGGACGATCCGCGCCGTCACCTCGTTCAGCGCTCCGATATTGCCCCCGTGGCCGTTCACGAGGACGACGCGGTCCCAGCCGTGCGAGGCGAGGCTTCCGACGACGTCGCGGACGTACGCGCGGAACGTCGACTCCGTCGTCCACAGCGTTCCGGAAAAACGGCGGTGCTCCTCGGCGATACCGACCGGGATCGCGGGCGCGACGATCACGGGGTCGGCGTACCGCTCTGCGGCTGCCGCGGCGACGGCTTCGGCGTCCAGCGTGTCGGTACCGAGCGGTGCGTGCGGGCCGTGCTGTTCCGTGCTGCCGACCGGCAGCAGTGCAACCTCCGCCTCCGACTTCTCGGCGTCGGTCCACGTCTCGCGTTCCAGATGCATACGCGGCGGTTCTTCGAGCGATCGGATAAAAGACGCGACGCGCCTGCGATTTCGAGACGTCTCGACCGCCGTTCAGTTCGTGGCCCGCAGGTCGGTACGCTCCCGGTATCAGCTGGCCTCCCAACGGTTAGTCCAATCGATCGAGCGTGCCGTAGAGCTCCTCGTTCTGGACGTGGGTACAGAACTGTGCACACAGCCGACAGCAGTCGGCGGCGTCGGTGAACGTCCGGACGCTGGCGTCCCAGCGCGCGTTGACCGATCCGAGCATCGCACTCCGAACCGACGGTTCCGTCGCCACCATCACGCGGCGCGCGCGCTCCGGCGGCGTCGCGTCGGCGGCCTGCCCGCGCATCCCCTCGGTCGACAGCAGGTCTTCGAGGACGCTTCCGATCTCGACCCCGACGCCGAGATTGTCGCCCACCTGCGGGGCGACGAACACGACCGCGTTGCTCGCCCGCGCGAAGGCGATGCTCTGCGTCGCGGCGTCCATCTCGTCCAGCGAAATCCCGACGTCGATCGCGAGAAAGGCGTTGAACCCGCGGTCGCGCAGACAGTCCCGCGTCTCTTGGAGGAGGCGCAACACCTCGTCCTCGGCGTACTCGCCGCTGGTTTCCTCCCAGGTCGCGAACGACGGCGCGTCGCGTTCGACGTCCGCGTCGTCGGGGAGGAGTGCGTCGACGTCGAACGTCCGGTACGGGCCCATCAAATAGACCAGAAACCGCTCGCGTCGCGGCGGTGCGAGGGCCTGGGAGTCACCGACTGCCCGAGGCAGACTGTCGACGATTCGTTGCCGCATTCGAGCGCCCGGTTCGACGGTATAATATATAAATATCGGGATTCTCAGAACTTTTCTAGTCGAGAACGACTAAGTACTTCGCGAGTCAACGTTCGACCGAGTCGTTCCAGATGGCAGAAACCGACCGCCCAAACGATGGCGTCCGACGGCCGGAGCCGCCGCTCCCCGACGAGAGCGGGCTCACGCTCGAGGAGTACCTGGCGATGCAGCGGGCGATCAGCCACCGGACGCGCTTTCGAATCTTGCGAACGCTCGTCGCCAACGACGAACTGAGCGCCGCCGACCTCAAGGCCGCGGTCGACGTCGAGGCGCACAACTTCCACTACCACCTCGACGAACTGGTCGACGTCGGCCTCGTCGACAAGCGCCAGCGACGGACCGCAGACAGTCAGGGATTCTACACGTACTACCGACCGACCGCGATGGGTCGCGGAATCCTCGAACACGGGGTCGAGGAGCTGATGCGTCGCGAACGCGAGTTCGACGATACCTACGCCTGATCGCGTGCTCTCCCGGGACTTTTTACCGCGCGCCCGCTCCCTCGGCGTATGGACTACGACCCCGTGAGGCACGCGGTGTCCGATCGCCAACTCGGACACTTCCCCTCCGGCCGCGACGTCTCCGTCACCGTCCACCGCTACGCGGGCGGCGACGGCCCGACGGTGTTCGTCCAGGCGGCCCAGCACGGCATCGAACTCAACGGCCCGGCGGCGCTGCGCCGCCTCCACGACCGCCTCGTCGACGCCGAGATCGCGGGCACGGTCGTCGCCGTCCCCGTCACGAACCCCATCGCGTTCGATCACCGGTCCTATCTGACGCCGGAGGCCTACGACGCCTTCCACTCGAACTTCAACCGGATCTGGCCGGGCGATTCGAACGGGAGCTTCCAGGAGCGACTGGTGGCGAACCTCTGGCCGCTCGTCGAGGAGAGCGACGCCGCCGTCGACCTCCACACCGGGATGCCAGAGATGCTCGAACACGTCCGGTTCAGTCGGGCCGACGACGACGCCCGGGCGCTCGCGGAGGCGTTCGGGACGGAGGTCCTCCTGGCTGACGACGACGCGGTCGGCGACGACGCGGTCGGCGACGACGCGGTCGACGACGAGTTCTCGGGGAAGTTCCGACTCGCGGCGGCGCAGGCGGGCGTCCCGGCGATCACCGCCGAGCTCTCGAACAGCCGGACCGTCACGCGCTCGGCCGTCCAGTCGGGCGTCGACGGCGTCCTGAACGTCCTCCGTCGGCTGGACGTCCTCGACGGACCCCGCGCGTCGACGCCGGACCAGCAACTCCTCCGAGACGACACGCCGCGGGTCGTCGCCGAGGAGTCCGGACTCTTCGAACTCCGATCGGACCTCGGCGTCGGCGACGAAGTGAGCGCGGGCGAGGAACTCGGCGCGGTGTTCGACCCGGCGTCGTTCGAACGACTGGAGACCGTCACCGCGAGCGCCGCCGGCGTCCTGTACTCCGCTTCCCGCGGCGGCGTCGTCGTGACCGGCGAGCGAATCGTGAGCATCGCAACGGTGCCCTGACCGGCTCTCTCGTTTTCGTCGCCTCCGTCCCCCGGAGTCTCCCACCGGGGGTTCAGCATTTGAAGGCCCTCAGCATTCCGCACGCACTGTTACCCAACCACAATGTGTTAGATACTGTCAGTGATATGGCGATGCAGCCGCACTCATCGTTCGACGCTCTCTCTCGCGTGATCGAACGGCTCGGAACCGACGGTCGAACCGTGCGTCGGGTCGAAGCGGCTGCGAGTGCGGACGAGCGCGACAGCGGTTCGCTCCGCGCCACCGTCGATGTCGTGATCCCGTTCTGTGAGGCCGTCTCGTCGGGCGCGGCCTCGTCGCTCGAAGCCACCGCAGCCAGCGTCGACGACGGCGAACTCAATCTCACAGTTCAGTTACCAGTATTTCCGGACGCGTCGACGGACGCTGCGGAGGCGCTGCCGGACGGAACGAGGGTTTCGGCCAACTCGACCGACGCGCGGTTCGAGGGCGGGCACGTCCTCGTGTCGTTGGACGTCGTGATCGAGGCGGATTCGTCCTCCGATACTCGCTCCGCGGGTCGGTCGGCCGCGGCCGACGCCGACACGCCTGAGCCCGGACCGACCGCGTCCGCGGTGACCGACGGGGCCGGAATGCCGTCCGGTGCACTGGACGCGTCCGCAGGAACGGACGACGCCGAGCGGCCCGAATCGGAGATGCCGTCGGCGTTCGGTGAGACGGCGACTGAATCGGCCGTCGATGACACTGAAACAGATACCTCGACGGCCGCCACTGCGGACTCGGTCGACGATTCCGACGACGCGTCGTCGCTCGCGGCCGCGCGCGACGACTCGGTGCCGCCGTACGAGGACACGCCGTACCTTCGGCGCCTCTACGAGTCGTGTGACACTTTCGAGGAGATGAGTCAGCGGATCGAGATGGACGTCTCCGACGAGACCGTCCGTCGATATATGATCGAGGCGGGGGTCCACTCGCCGACGTCCTACGAGACGGGCGCGGCAGCCGCTGAGTCGGTCGATAGCGAAGAACCGGCCGATCGGTCCCCGTCCGCTGAAAGCGACATCTCGGCCGGTCCCTCGACCGCGGACGGAGGCGACGAACGGGTCGAGGACGACGCCCGGGCCGATCCGCTTCCGGACGATCAGCTCGTCGCCGACGGGATCGGCTTCCCGGATCGGTTGACGCTCCACGACGTCGTCGATGCCGTCGTCGACGCCCGGACGGTCCACGAGGTCGGCCGCGAACTCGGCCTGGAGCACGACCGGACGCGACAGCTCCTCCGTCAACTCAACGTCCTCGATCTCGTTCTGCGGCGCGTCTCCGACGACCCGAAACGGGAGACGTCCGTCGAGGACGTGGCGGCGCGTATCCGACAGTGCGCGCCCGACGGAACCTGAAACGCACGGAAGCGACTATCCGAAGGGTCTCACCGCCTCGGAGTCGTCGCCTCTCCGGAGGGCAAAGAGGGCTCACGGACGGGAGTAGCTCTCCCCGAGGAGCGAAACGCTCCCCCGCGTGCCAATAGACAAAAGTACGTCCCTCTCTATCGTTAGGTAAGGATGTCCGTTGGTACACAGCGCGGGGTCGCAGATGGTGTAACGCAGTTGTTGAACACGGCACGCTTCGAGTTGATGCCGTTCGACAGTTTCGAGGGAGAGCTTTCGGAGTTGCCGGCGGGAGCGACCGTGGCGATCACGACGTCGCCACAGTTAGGGATCGACCGAACGGTCGAGAAGTGCGAGGAGGCCGCCGAAGCCGGCTACGAGGTGGTTCCCCACATCGCGGCCCGGTACATCGAGGGCCCAGAGGAACTGGAAGAGATCGCCCGTCGACTGACCGAGGCCGGAATCACGGACATCTTCGTGCCAGGGGGCGACAAAGAGGAGGCAGTCGGCGAGTTCGAATCCGCCTACGACCTGCTCGTGGCGC from Halobellus litoreus encodes:
- a CDS encoding electron transfer flavoprotein subunit beta/FixA family protein, with product MEILTAIKRVPETGAKVSLTDDKLDIDTTSLGFTFSPHEECAVEEGVQLVEDHGGNVTVLTLGEEDATEQLRSAIAMGADDGMLLDGGDDEWGPAATATAIAEAVETSDTDFDLLLFGNESADAANHQVGVRVAEELGLPCVTGIKDLDVGEGVATAKREIPGGSEVYEVDLPAVVTVKEGLNEPRYPSMRAKMQARKASVEQTEPEPREDDLELVELEVPETDDSPAEIIGESPEAAEEVVDVLEELEVV
- a CDS encoding electron transfer flavoprotein subunit alpha/FixB family protein is translated as MVLTLVEYDDEGLDDVSLQALTLARDVAEQADEPLEAIAFGAGAADVAGEAGDHGVETLHAVEDDALDDYAPEAYGRAVVQCAEEVGTEAVIGPGTDRGAETLAHAASKLDVTMAAEVTDVEVGESYELTRQRWGGTLIEHSKLSADTNLLTVAANEVSVSTTGGDAAAVEAFAPDVRDGDLRVQLTAVEESDVEGVPLGEARVVVSGGRGTDGDFSELEALVENVPNAALGSSRAAVNEGWRPHDDQIGQTGAKIAPEIYIPAGISGAVQHMVGCKGAENILAINTDPEAAIIQKADWAVIADLHEVAPAIADELEARGHSE
- a CDS encoding MFS transporter; amino-acid sequence: MSRQRSMRRWAFVAVGAAIMGGAGTYQFVWSSLSAAVGTRISASPTALGTVFTLFVITQTLVQLPAGSVRDRYGPRKLLVAAAALMTAGYVGLGVAPTLPVAYASYAIGGVGAGIAYTVAVNTPVKWFDEYRGLATGIVSMAYGGVSFVVIPLVRGSIDAAFTRTLLVLGVAVGIVSLLAAGLLRDPESVSGSAVGVDSGAEPAEAAADAGDAADSKDLAEDVSDADDADSSVSPAASDDPTDAVGWRTAARTWQFWVFYGVLVVVNGVGLMLIGQSVGFATGLGLSASAATTVASSIALADGAGLLVLAGLSDRLGEERTAGASLVLCGLTLAGAVASGTRGHASLFVAFVAAAAFFRSPVFAIFPSLVGRYYGEARSSENYAAIYTAKVPGGVFGGTVTGALIATLGWSMAFYVGAVLVVGAGLAAFALRPVGT
- the ilvA gene encoding threonine ammonia-lyase, with amino-acid sequence MTETAHDPEDDTDELPVQYVDIERARERLDDDTVVKQTPVEKSTSLGKLVDAEVYLKMEHLQWTGSFKTRGAYNKISQDVANGVSEFVAASAGNHAQGVALAATRCGADSTIYMPEDAPQAKVDATRSYGATVELKGKDFQETMSHAQAAVEDSDAEFVHAYDDVDIIAGQGTLGSEMYHDCPDADTVIVPIGGGGLISGVSTALKHLSPETRVVGVQATGAETVHESLDKGIPVTLDEVDTIADGIATGGISEATLSIIQANVDEVVTVTDTEIAQAILFLMERAKQVVEGAGAASVAALLSDDLDVSGETVMPLLCGGNLDMTQLQTVVVHALTQRKQRIRLRVRIDDRPGKMHELSGIIADQEANIHDVRHDRSVEDLEVGEAYLVFTVETSGAEHAASIVDAIEAADYTVEDVTRATE
- a CDS encoding GcvT family protein: MSNPELPSQAETVVIGAGAVGCSVAYHLTELGAENVVVIDQGPLPVTGGSSVHAPGIIFQTSPSKLQTKTAHYTSRLLSDAGVYDEVGGIELARSEERMDFLERRVEWAESYGLPDPQLLSPAEVTEHLPLVDEEEILGGYYSPTDGRVDGIAALQWYIANSGADFYGNTEVTDLDVAGGEIGAVETDRGTIDCERCVVATNNWGYQTGKMAGLDLPIAPVEHQYVVTEPMDELAGADSGVGSNTDGLLVPGDRDIQEYMSEAPSQPVGRDQDNSLYFRTHGDSLGMGSYNHETLSVDPDAMGKNDDRQASVRGFTREHWEQPTHPDREKSAKQAFDELLPATADVEYEMTENGIFVFTPDGMPAVGPTAQVEGLWSALAIWWTHSGGYGKIVAEWMENGVPRLPSGPVDTGGVHVRRFEPHAGEKDYFVDKGAKRYQQVYSIVEPRWQPDEHRGLRTSPFYHQQKELGAEFYQSGGWESAQWYESNADLVEQYDEEIPEQEGWRGINRSAIEGAEHLHTRDAVSMFDMTSFSSIVVEGSEAEAFLQRMCSNDVEMDVGKVRYSLLLNEGGGILADVTVVRLDDERYLVTTGGGNSPGIHGGWLKEHAPETVSVTVEEGARSTIGLWGPKSRLLLQRVTDADVSNDGFPYFTAKQIYVGEVPVIALRVSYVGELGWELWAPTEYGQRLWETLRDAGDDLDVRPMGGGALESMRLEKGYRLWGTDIDTDSNPYEAGLGFAVDLDTDFVGSEALESAKEAGIDDEITPITLDDSDDVLLSGRPVLVDGEPVGYVQAADFGYSIGKSIAYTYLPTEYTDAGTDVQVRCEGELYEATVRDEPLFDPGREKIVR